In Rubrobacter radiotolerans DSM 5868, the following proteins share a genomic window:
- a CDS encoding serine hydrolase domain-containing protein, with the protein MMDAVAGVADGETGRLVAPDTPFYVYSTDKGATTTAAHVLVERGAFDYDTLIADLWPEFGARGKEGATVRRALTHTVGVPGIPAETTPEDLCDWDKMCAVIAGSEPWWEPGGKTAYHAYFRLCRRGDRSPRHRQAHLAGPPGGRLWPASATAWRLRPKASP; encoded by the coding sequence GTGATGGACGCCGTCGCCGGTGTCGCTGACGGAGAGACCGGGCGTCTGGTAGCGCCGGACACGCCGTTCTACGTCTACTCGACTGACAAGGGCGCGACCACGACCGCGGCTCACGTGCTCGTGGAGCGCGGCGCTTTCGATTACGATACCCTTATTGCCGATCTCTGGCCGGAGTTCGGCGCCCGAGGCAAAGAGGGCGCGACCGTGCGGCGCGCGCTCACGCACACCGTCGGCGTGCCGGGTATACCGGCCGAGACGACGCCCGAGGATTTGTGCGACTGGGACAAGATGTGCGCCGTGATCGCCGGCTCCGAGCCCTGGTGGGAGCCGGGAGGGAAGACCGCCTATCATGCATACTTTCGGTTATGTCGTCGGGGAGATCGTTCGCCGCGCCACCGGCAGGCCCATCTTGCAGGTCCTCCGGGAGGACGTCTCTGGCCCGCTTCGGCAACGGCATGGCGATTACGCCCGAAGGCTTCACCCTGA
- a CDS encoding alpha/beta hydrolase: MKKHVLFVQGAGEGAYEEDRKLAASLQDALGVEYEVRYPEMPDEDNPQVEAWKEKIARELAATDGETVLVGHSVGAFILLEYLFEEEVEKLVTGLFLVAAPYLGTGGWEVEEGALPEDFASKLPEGLPVFLYHGRDDEIVPFEHLALYAEKLPQATIRELDGGGHQLNDYLSRVARDIERSRQDGDLPAGLGGPTRRALAAAGYTRVEQFTVVSEAEVLRLHGMGPKAVGGIRSALAARGLSFAENPERVTKLPARRKEGMP; encoded by the coding sequence GTGAAGAAACACGTGCTATTCGTCCAAGGCGCCGGAGAAGGCGCCTACGAGGAAGACCGGAAGCTGGCGGCAAGCCTGCAAGACGCACTGGGAGTCGAATACGAGGTGCGGTATCCGGAGATGCCCGACGAGGACAACCCCCAGGTCGAAGCCTGGAAAGAGAAGATCGCGCGAGAGCTCGCCGCGACGGACGGTGAAACGGTTCTGGTCGGGCACTCCGTGGGAGCTTTCATCCTGCTCGAGTACCTCTTCGAAGAGGAGGTCGAGAAACTGGTCACCGGACTGTTCCTCGTCGCGGCTCCATACTTGGGAACCGGGGGCTGGGAGGTCGAAGAGGGCGCGCTGCCGGAAGACTTCGCCTCGAAGCTCCCGGAAGGGCTCCCGGTGTTCCTCTACCACGGCCGCGACGACGAGATCGTGCCCTTCGAGCACCTCGCGCTGTACGCGGAGAAGCTTCCGCAGGCGACCATCCGCGAGCTGGACGGCGGTGGACACCAGTTGAACGACTACCTCTCCAGAGTCGCCCGGGACATCGAGAGATCCCGGCAAGACGGCGACCTTCCCGCCGGGTTGGGCGGGCCGACGCGACGGGCTCTCGCGGCGGCCGGATACACGCGCGTCGAACAGTTCACTGTCGTCAGCGAGGCCGAAGTGCTAAGGCTGCACGGCATGGGGCCGAAGGCGGTGGGCGGGATCCGGTCCGCCCTCGCCGCCAGGGGACTGTCGTTCGCGGAGAACCCAGAACGCGTTACCAAGCTCCCCGCAAGGAGAAAGGAAGGCATGCCATGA
- a CDS encoding VOC family protein, giving the protein MRDPIFNETLQLGIVVRDLEATVRRYEEDYGIGPWTFAQIDLGEANNYREYGRPDERSNRIAVAWVGQVMWELIEPLDEEGIFAHFLSEKGEGIHHVAVGTPNFYETVAGTERENKLMLSCEFSGIDIAYLDTQRNLGVTIEIASGMPGDREDSDVT; this is encoded by the coding sequence ATGCGCGATCCAATCTTCAACGAAACGCTGCAACTGGGGATCGTCGTGCGAGATCTCGAGGCGACGGTACGGAGGTACGAAGAAGATTACGGGATCGGTCCCTGGACCTTCGCCCAGATCGACCTCGGTGAGGCGAACAACTACCGCGAGTACGGTCGGCCGGACGAGCGCTCCAACCGAATCGCTGTCGCTTGGGTTGGCCAAGTGATGTGGGAGCTTATTGAACCGCTCGACGAGGAAGGCATCTTTGCCCATTTCCTCTCTGAAAAAGGTGAGGGCATCCACCATGTTGCGGTCGGCACCCCGAATTTCTACGAGACCGTCGCCGGGACAGAACGCGAGAACAAACTGATGCTCAGTTGTGAGTTCAGTGGGATCGACATCGCCTACCTCGACACCCAGCGCAACCTGGGGGTGACCATCGAGATCGCCAGCGGAATGCCCGGCGACAGAGAAGATTCGGACGTTACCTGA
- a CDS encoding dihydrofolate reductase family protein, translated as MTFHLASGESARIFEESVQSAGAFVLGKRSFEAAGENPIFQKPSFVLSGEAREEVFKEGTKITFVTDGIESALDQAREAAGEKDVYLFGGANTVQQYLGAGLLDEIRLALVSVLLGEGIRLFESLGSESLELEKIGVINAPGVTHLSYRVVKENDRD; from the coding sequence ATGACATTTCACCTGGCATCCGGGGAGAGCGCCCGGATTTTCGAAGAATCCGTCCAAAGCGCGGGCGCCTTTGTGCTCGGCAAGCGCTCCTTCGAGGCCGCGGGCGAGAACCCCATCTTCCAGAAGCCGAGCTTCGTCCTGTCCGGTGAAGCGCGGGAGGAGGTGTTTAAGGAAGGAACGAAGATCACCTTCGTAACCGACGGCATCGAGAGCGCCCTGGATCAGGCCCGTGAGGCTGCCGGAGAGAAGGACGTCTACTTGTTCGGCGGCGCGAACACCGTCCAGCAGTATCTCGGGGCGGGACTCCTCGACGAGATCCGCTTGGCCCTCGTGTCCGTCCTGCTCGGAGAGGGCATCAGGCTGTTCGAAAGTCTGGGATCGGAGTCGTTAGAGCTGGAGAAGATCGGGGTGATAAACGCACCCGGGGTAACTCATCTCAGCTACCGAGTCGTAAAGGAGAATGACCGTGACTAA
- a CDS encoding EstA family serine hydrolase, translating into MTVTNIQSQVQKAIEELVESGAERGLQVAVYRHGEQVVDAVAGVADPETGRPVTSDTPFFSYSIGKGVASTVVHVLAERDVLDYDTPISELWPEFGAHGKERATVRHALSQSAGVPGLPAGLTVEDLCDWEKMCEIIAGSEPWWEPGEKIGYHAITWGYIIGEIIRRATGKPIPEVLQEEVGGPLGVANELFFAVPASEQGRLAQLEDAPGSEEMFGELPEDSPIFKLGPDLTAEHANRADVRSANILAGGTVTARAVARMYAALLGEVDGVRLISPERLREVSAVAMSGEDQIFGFPTAWGLGYSIGQFMSNAQETQHVFGVGGVGGSHAYADKESGTTLALTNNLLAADFGTAEQVGGIVTKVVAEG; encoded by the coding sequence ATGACCGTGACTAACATCCAGAGCCAGGTCCAGAAGGCTATAGAAGAGCTGGTCGAATCGGGAGCCGAGAGGGGCTTGCAGGTCGCCGTCTACCGGCACGGCGAGCAGGTGGTGGACGCCGTAGCGGGCGTCGCCGACCCAGAGACCGGACGACCCGTCACTTCTGACACCCCGTTCTTCAGCTACTCCATCGGTAAGGGCGTTGCCTCAACGGTGGTCCACGTCCTGGCCGAGCGCGACGTCCTCGACTACGACACGCCGATCTCGGAGCTGTGGCCGGAGTTCGGTGCCCATGGCAAGGAGAGAGCCACCGTGCGTCACGCGCTGAGCCAGTCGGCCGGTGTGCCGGGGCTGCCGGCCGGGCTCACGGTCGAGGACCTGTGCGACTGGGAGAAGATGTGCGAGATCATCGCCGGCTCTGAGCCGTGGTGGGAGCCGGGAGAGAAGATCGGCTACCACGCCATCACATGGGGCTACATCATAGGCGAGATCATCCGCCGGGCCACCGGCAAGCCGATCCCTGAGGTCCTGCAGGAAGAAGTCGGCGGACCTTTAGGCGTCGCCAACGAGCTTTTTTTCGCCGTCCCGGCTTCCGAGCAGGGCAGGCTTGCCCAACTGGAAGACGCTCCGGGCAGCGAGGAGATGTTTGGCGAGCTACCCGAAGACTCCCCGATCTTCAAGCTCGGGCCGGACCTGACGGCCGAACACGCCAATCGTGCCGACGTGCGCAGCGCCAACATCCTCGCCGGCGGCACAGTGACCGCCCGCGCCGTGGCCCGCATGTACGCTGCCTTGCTGGGTGAGGTGGACGGCGTACGCCTGATCTCGCCGGAAAGGCTTCGCGAAGTCTCCGCCGTGGCGATGAGCGGAGAAGACCAGATTTTCGGCTTCCCGACCGCATGGGGCCTCGGCTACTCTATAGGGCAGTTCATGTCCAACGCGCAAGAGACCCAACACGTCTTCGGGGTGGGGGGCGTCGGCGGCAGCCACGCCTACGCCGACAAGGAGTCCGGGACGACGCTCGCACTTACAAATAACCTGCTAGCCGCAGATTTTGGCACCGCCGAGCAGGTGGGCGGGATCGTCACGAAGGTCGTTGCGGAAGGCTAG
- a CDS encoding dihydrofolate reductase family protein, translating into MLIYSMSASVDGFIADREGTFDWGVPSEELFRFHLARVRGLGGYLLGRRLYETMLVWETDPAPRDDEAGAAFADLWRALPKVVFSRTLDSVQGNARLAEGSVAEEVAAALGATDKDVEIGGAGLAGQAFELGLVDELRMFRHPVVVGGGTPFLPPVTEDVSLDLIETRTFGSRVVYERYRRINDDPG; encoded by the coding sequence ATGCTGATCTACTCCATGAGCGCCTCTGTGGACGGCTTCATCGCCGACCGCGAGGGCACGTTCGACTGGGGGGTCCCTAGCGAGGAGCTGTTCCGTTTTCACCTCGCGCGGGTACGGGGGCTCGGCGGGTACCTGCTCGGCCGAAGGCTCTACGAGACGATGCTCGTGTGGGAGACCGACCCGGCGCCGCGAGACGACGAGGCCGGGGCCGCGTTCGCCGACTTGTGGCGCGCACTCCCGAAGGTCGTCTTCAGCCGCACACTCGACAGTGTCCAGGGCAACGCCCGCCTCGCCGAGGGCTCGGTGGCCGAGGAGGTCGCCGCGGCGCTAGGGGCGACCGACAAGGACGTCGAGATCGGTGGCGCCGGACTAGCAGGGCAGGCTTTCGAGCTCGGGCTCGTCGACGAGCTGCGCATGTTCCGCCATCCGGTCGTCGTCGGTGGCGGCACGCCGTTCCTGCCTCCGGTCACCGAAGACGTCTCGCTGGACCTGATCGAGACCAGGACGTTCGGCTCGCGCGTGGTCTACGAGCGCTACCGCCGCATCAACGATGACCCGGGCTGA
- a CDS encoding PadR family transcriptional regulator produces the protein MSNPLALAVMALLFERPMHPYEMVTLMRERGKHGSVRLRYSSLYSVVGALEREGLISSLETVREGRRPERTVYGITDAGREEFLTWLRELLREPVKEYTQFAAGLSYLPALPPEEAADLLEERVRLLEKEVEETRSRLDRVMEELDLPRLFLVENEHELVLREAELGWVRGLAREIREGTMGGIEGWRAFHPRPAEEGEDG, from the coding sequence GTGTCCAACCCGCTGGCTCTGGCGGTGATGGCGCTCCTGTTCGAGCGGCCGATGCACCCGTATGAGATGGTCACTTTGATGCGCGAGAGGGGTAAGCACGGGTCGGTGAGGCTGAGGTACAGCTCCCTGTACTCGGTTGTGGGGGCGTTGGAGCGGGAGGGTTTGATCTCGTCGCTTGAGACGGTTAGGGAGGGGCGGCGGCCGGAGCGGACGGTGTACGGGATCACGGACGCGGGACGCGAGGAGTTCCTCACCTGGCTGCGCGAGCTCCTGAGGGAGCCGGTCAAGGAGTACACGCAGTTCGCGGCGGGGTTGTCCTACCTGCCGGCCCTTCCCCCCGAAGAGGCGGCCGACCTGCTGGAAGAACGGGTGCGTCTCCTGGAAAAAGAGGTCGAGGAGACGAGGTCCCGCCTGGACCGCGTCATGGAGGAGTTGGACCTGCCCCGCCTGTTCCTCGTAGAGAACGAGCACGAGCTGGTCTTGCGGGAGGCCGAGCTCGGGTGGGTGCGCGGTCTCGCGCGTGAGATCAGGGAGGGCACCATGGGCGGCATCGAGGGGTGGCGTGCTTTCCACCCCCGTCCGGCGGAGGAGGGAGAAGACGGATGA
- a CDS encoding DUF998 domain-containing protein yields the protein MTRTAPVGSKPAVPAKPEVARWLALGAVAGPVLFTFAWLVLGFSSPGYALFGNWISPYSPISQPISGLGLGSTGPWMNTAFVLGGLLLLAGVVGVFWTVAPGGRPAARRACAALLALSPLGMAVAGVFTLESVFPHLIGFLLAVGTPVVSFPAAGLFLRGIPGWRRFGRWLLLGGPLTLVLVVLFFWTFDPAAAGAGHGVAGLAQRVLSLEVHAWFVAMGLLAFRGPEDRGGGQIT from the coding sequence GTGACCCGCACCGCCCCGGTTGGATCGAAACCGGCCGTCCCGGCGAAGCCGGAGGTGGCGCGGTGGCTCGCGCTCGGCGCCGTCGCCGGCCCGGTCCTGTTCACGTTCGCCTGGCTCGTTCTGGGCTTTTCGAGCCCGGGGTACGCGCTCTTTGGTAACTGGATCTCGCCCTACTCGCCCATCAGCCAGCCCATCAGCGGCCTGGGTCTGGGATCCACGGGCCCGTGGATGAACACCGCCTTCGTGCTCGGCGGGCTCCTGCTCCTCGCCGGCGTGGTCGGCGTCTTCTGGACCGTAGCCCCGGGGGGGCGGCCCGCGGCGCGCCGGGCTTGCGCGGCGCTGCTGGCGCTCTCGCCACTCGGGATGGCGGTCGCCGGGGTTTTCACGCTAGAGTCGGTCTTTCCGCACCTGATCGGGTTCCTGCTGGCCGTTGGGACGCCGGTGGTGAGCTTCCCGGCGGCGGGGCTCTTTCTCCGCGGCATCCCGGGGTGGCGGCGTTTCGGTCGCTGGCTGCTCCTCGGCGGCCCGCTGACGTTGGTGCTGGTGGTCCTCTTCTTCTGGACCTTCGACCCGGCGGCGGCCGGCGCCGGGCACGGGGTGGCGGGCCTCGCCCAGCGCGTTTTGAGCCTCGAGGTACACGCCTGGTTCGTGGCCATGGGATTGCTCGCCTTCCGCGGCCCGGAAGACAGAGGGGGCGGGCAGATTACGTGA
- a CDS encoding glycoside hydrolase family 15 protein has protein sequence MGNAAAGQLRLDAYGELLEMSWRWHRRGNAPDNDYWRFLLDLVDTAAERWSEPDCGIWELRGDPQHFVHSKVMCWVALERGLKLAEECLRWAPVKRWKKARNEVREAVESSGYGGDRGIFTRAFGDGELDSALLAGLAFFVRVW, from the coding sequence GTGGGCAACGCTGCTGCTGGGCAGCTGCGGCTGGATGCTTACGGGGAGCTCCTTGAGATGAGCTGGCGCTGGCACCGAAGGGGCAACGCGCCCGACAACGACTACTGGCGATTTCTGCTGGATCTCGTAGACACCGCAGCCGAACGGTGGAGCGAGCCTGACTGCGGCATCTGGGAGCTGCGCGGCGATCCGCAGCACTTCGTTCACTCCAAAGTTATGTGCTGGGTCGCCCTGGAGCGAGGGCTGAAGCTGGCCGAGGAGTGCCTGCGGTGGGCGCCGGTCAAGAGATGGAAGAAGGCCCGCAATGAGGTGCGGGAGGCTGTGGAGAGCAGCGGATACGGCGGGGACCGCGGCATTTTCACACGCGCCTTCGGCGACGGCGAACTCGACTCGGCCCTGCTCGCGGGTCTTGCCTTCTTCGTGCGGGTCTGGTAG
- a CDS encoding Uma2 family endonuclease → MSESTKPHYLLSVGEYLALERGSSVRHEYVGGELYAITGASRRHNRIALNIARRLADAAEGSPCRVYVSDMKVRVEEAFYYPDVMVCCERPPEDEYTEDAPCVVVEVLSPSTEGTDRREKLAAYERIPSLKAYVIVAQDERLVTHYARDETGRWRRGDLTGEGRLPVSCPEGAELTLDEVYAGVEGL, encoded by the coding sequence ATGAGCGAGTCTACAAAGCCTCACTACCTCCTCTCTGTCGGGGAGTACCTGGCGCTGGAGAGAGGCTCTTCCGTCCGCCACGAGTACGTTGGCGGCGAGCTCTACGCGATAACCGGAGCCTCCCGACGGCACAACCGCATCGCGCTGAACATCGCTCGTAGGCTCGCGGACGCGGCCGAGGGGTCGCCCTGTCGGGTCTACGTGAGCGACATGAAGGTCAGGGTGGAGGAGGCTTTCTACTACCCGGACGTTATGGTCTGCTGCGAGAGGCCGCCGGAGGACGAGTACACCGAGGACGCGCCCTGCGTCGTTGTGGAGGTCCTCTCGCCGTCCACCGAGGGGACCGACCGCCGGGAGAAGCTCGCCGCCTACGAACGCATCCCGTCCCTGAAGGCGTACGTCATCGTCGCTCAGGACGAGCGGCTCGTAACGCACTACGCCCGCGACGAAACCGGCCGTTGGCGTCGCGGCGACCTCACAGGCGAGGGAAGGCTACCCGTGTCGTGTCCCGAGGGGGCGGAGCTCACACTCGACGAGGTCTACGCCGGGGTGGAGGGGCTGTAG
- the merB gene encoding organomercurial lyase has product MAGLRLAAEKREDGGRPRAIGCSYWANCAWDMLGVAAALHDEAELEAEYAEDASPAHLSVDGGRLGGEAAGVFHFPLPLRRRYDDLVFA; this is encoded by the coding sequence ATGGCGGGACTCAGACTGGCCGCAGAGAAACGCGAGGACGGTGGGCGACCGCGGGCGATAGGGTGCTCGTACTGGGCCAACTGCGCCTGGGACATGCTCGGCGTCGCGGCGGCGCTTCACGACGAGGCCGAGCTTGAGGCAGAGTACGCCGAGGACGCATCCCCTGCGCACCTGTCGGTGGATGGCGGCCGGCTGGGCGGCGAGGCGGCCGGCGTCTTTCACTTCCCGCTGCCGCTCAGGCGCCGGTACGATGACCTCGTCTTCGCCTGA
- a CDS encoding class I adenylate-forming enzyme family protein — translation MRVEEVFARTARRQPGDPAWIEAATGAETTYSEAARAVEAGAALLAQSGVRDEAPVALLIPNSGEYLLAVLSILRAGGILVPVNVRLSPAEVKHILEDSGAAGVVFDRALESLLPEDFGGFRVDAEELRQAPEKEAAPPAPHGDDVLSAILYTSGTSGRPKGVEMTHRAALEAARMMVAETNIRPRDRVLQLMPLTHSAPLHLMAYGAFYAGAAQIVGTFNPLDRPGMLAEEAARHRATHTFAAPVAYLLGLRAGPSKHDLSAMRYWLYGGSPMAGSQVESVLRSYSPVSPDARWMCVYGLTEAGPNGTLLDHEEHAEKAGSIGRRPTFNCEARLVDSRGEQVEAGEVGELCLRAESTMRGYRNLPEATREVLDKEGWLRTGDLARRDRDGYYWIVDRLKDVIISGGVNVYPSEVEAALLAHPNVADVAVVGTPHPQWGESVAAVVVPASPDAPPTLEDLRAFAAGKIADFKLPRRVEIVDALPRNPTGKVLKTALRERL, via the coding sequence GTGCGCGTTGAGGAGGTTTTCGCTCGCACCGCCCGCAGGCAGCCCGGGGACCCGGCATGGATCGAAGCCGCAACCGGAGCCGAGACCACTTATAGCGAAGCCGCTCGGGCCGTGGAGGCCGGAGCTGCGCTCCTCGCGCAGAGCGGCGTAAGAGACGAAGCCCCGGTCGCCCTCCTGATACCCAACTCCGGAGAATACTTGCTCGCGGTTCTCAGCATCCTGAGAGCCGGCGGGATACTCGTACCCGTCAACGTACGCCTGTCGCCGGCGGAGGTGAAGCACATTCTGGAGGACTCCGGCGCCGCCGGAGTGGTCTTCGACCGCGCTCTTGAGTCTCTGCTCCCCGAAGATTTCGGCGGGTTCCGCGTGGACGCCGAGGAACTGAGGCAAGCGCCCGAGAAAGAAGCCGCTCCGCCGGCTCCTCACGGCGACGACGTGCTGTCTGCGATTCTGTACACCTCCGGGACGAGCGGTCGGCCCAAAGGTGTGGAGATGACCCACCGCGCAGCCCTTGAGGCCGCGCGCATGATGGTCGCAGAGACGAACATCCGCCCCCGGGACCGCGTCCTCCAGCTCATGCCGCTCACTCACTCAGCCCCGCTGCACCTCATGGCCTACGGAGCCTTCTATGCGGGCGCCGCGCAGATCGTCGGCACCTTCAACCCGCTCGACAGACCGGGGATGCTGGCCGAAGAAGCCGCCCGCCACCGAGCTACTCACACCTTCGCCGCCCCAGTAGCGTACCTGCTCGGGCTCCGGGCAGGACCCTCGAAGCACGACCTCTCTGCCATGCGCTACTGGCTCTACGGCGGCTCGCCGATGGCCGGTTCGCAGGTCGAATCCGTCCTGCGATCCTACAGCCCCGTCTCCCCCGACGCGCGCTGGATGTGCGTCTACGGCCTCACCGAAGCCGGTCCGAACGGAACGCTGCTCGACCATGAAGAACACGCCGAAAAAGCCGGCAGCATCGGCCGTCGTCCGACCTTCAATTGCGAGGCCCGCCTCGTTGATTCGAGGGGTGAACAGGTCGAAGCGGGAGAGGTGGGAGAGCTGTGCCTGCGAGCCGAGTCCACGATGCGCGGCTACCGGAACCTGCCCGAGGCCACACGCGAGGTGCTGGACAAAGAAGGCTGGCTGCGCACCGGGGATCTCGCCCGGCGCGACAGGGACGGCTACTACTGGATCGTAGACCGGCTAAAGGACGTGATCATCTCCGGCGGCGTCAACGTTTACCCCAGCGAGGTCGAAGCCGCCCTGCTCGCGCACCCGAACGTCGCCGATGTAGCGGTAGTCGGAACTCCTCACCCGCAGTGGGGTGAGTCCGTAGCGGCCGTCGTCGTTCCCGCTTCCCCCGACGCACCGCCCACCCTGGAGGACCTTCGCGCCTTCGCCGCAGGGAAAATCGCCGACTTCAAGCTGCCGCGCCGCGTCGAGATCGTCGACGCCCTGCCGCGCAACCCAACAGGCAAGGTGCTGAAAACCGCCCTGCGCGAACGCCTGTAG
- a CDS encoding isovaleryl-CoA dehydrogenase, translating to MPDTHEVFNQVPPLVDYDAAADPALLEGLRREGAADSETEVRELGRIVGSARVQEWTRLASEHPPTLRTHDRFGNRTDEVEYHPAWHELMDCAVRHGLHGSPWSESKPNAHVLRAAKYIVWATQSEQGSCCPITMTYSAVPALRREPELAERFEPLLTSEEYDFGLRPPESKRGLIAGMAMTEKQGGSDVRANTTRAEPSDDGTYRLTGHKWFCSAPMSDLFLVLAQAPGGLTCFLLPRVLPDGERNPLRLQRLKDKLGNRSNASSEVEYDGAVAWRVGEEGRGVRTIVEMVNFTRFDCVIGATGGMRWGVHQAVHHAAHREVFGKRLIEQPLMRNVLADLALEAEAATTLVLRLAGAIDRSLAGDDGESAFRRISGAVSKYWVTKRWPQHAAEALECLGGNGYVEESGLPRLYREAPLQSIWEGSGNVAALDVLRAMKKEPETVEAFFDELDAASGADRRLDKAIRELRRDLSEPDGIEARARIVVERMALALQGSLLVRHGAPAVAEAFCTSRLNGEWGHAFGTLPAGLDLATVLERARPTLPKNTNTVREEVGRAR from the coding sequence ATGCCAGACACCCACGAAGTATTCAACCAGGTCCCGCCCCTTGTAGATTACGACGCGGCCGCCGACCCGGCGCTCCTTGAGGGGCTGCGTCGCGAGGGCGCGGCGGACTCGGAGACGGAGGTGCGCGAGCTTGGCAGGATCGTCGGCTCCGCTCGCGTGCAGGAGTGGACACGGCTGGCGAGCGAGCACCCCCCGACCCTGCGCACCCACGACCGCTTCGGCAACCGCACGGACGAGGTCGAGTACCACCCGGCCTGGCACGAACTCATGGACTGCGCGGTCCGCCACGGGCTGCACGGGAGCCCGTGGAGCGAGTCGAAACCAAACGCCCACGTTCTGCGCGCGGCGAAGTACATCGTGTGGGCGACCCAGTCCGAGCAGGGTAGCTGCTGCCCCATTACGATGACCTACTCGGCTGTGCCGGCGCTGCGTCGCGAGCCGGAGCTTGCGGAGCGCTTCGAGCCCCTGCTGACCTCCGAGGAGTACGACTTCGGGCTTCGCCCGCCGGAGTCCAAACGCGGCCTCATCGCCGGCATGGCGATGACGGAGAAGCAGGGCGGCTCCGACGTGCGGGCCAACACCACCCGCGCCGAGCCCTCGGACGACGGCACCTACCGCCTCACCGGCCACAAGTGGTTCTGCTCCGCGCCGATGAGCGACCTGTTTCTCGTGCTTGCCCAGGCGCCCGGCGGTCTGACCTGCTTTCTTCTGCCGCGCGTGCTGCCCGATGGAGAGCGCAACCCCTTGCGGCTGCAGCGCCTCAAAGACAAGCTCGGGAACCGCTCGAACGCCTCTTCGGAGGTGGAGTACGACGGGGCCGTTGCGTGGCGCGTCGGAGAGGAAGGACGCGGAGTGCGCACCATTGTCGAGATGGTCAACTTTACCCGCTTTGACTGCGTAATCGGGGCGACGGGCGGTATGCGGTGGGGAGTGCATCAGGCCGTCCACCACGCCGCGCACCGCGAGGTCTTCGGCAAGAGGCTCATCGAGCAGCCGCTGATGCGCAACGTGCTCGCCGATCTGGCCCTCGAGGCGGAGGCGGCGACGACCCTTGTTCTGCGCCTTGCCGGAGCGATCGACCGCTCCCTTGCCGGGGACGACGGCGAGTCGGCGTTCCGGAGGATCTCCGGCGCCGTCTCGAAGTACTGGGTTACCAAACGGTGGCCGCAGCACGCGGCGGAGGCGCTCGAGTGCCTTGGGGGGAACGGGTACGTCGAGGAGTCCGGCCTGCCGCGCCTGTACCGCGAGGCTCCGCTGCAGAGTATCTGGGAGGGCTCGGGCAACGTCGCCGCTCTGGACGTACTGCGCGCTATGAAGAAAGAGCCGGAGACGGTCGAGGCTTTCTTCGACGAGCTGGACGCGGCCTCGGGAGCCGACCGGCGTCTGGACAAAGCGATCCGAGAGCTCCGACGGGACCTTTCCGAGCCTGACGGGATCGAAGCCCGCGCCCGCATCGTGGTCGAGCGCATGGCCCTGGCGCTACAGGGCTCGCTGCTCGTGCGTCACGGAGCCCCGGCGGTCGCCGAAGCCTTCTGCACCTCCCGCTTGAACGGCGAGTGGGGACACGCTTTCGGCACCCTGCCCGCAGGGCTGGATCTGGCCACCGTGCTGGAGCGAGCCAGGCCAACCCTGCCGAAGAACACGAACACAGTACGAGAGGAGGTCGGCCGTGCGCGTTGA
- a CDS encoding MerR family transcriptional regulator yields the protein MGHTIGELADEFDVTPRAIRFYEERGLLSPSRQGTTRMYGPRDRARLKLVLRGKRLGFGLEEIREMLDLYTVEEGDAIQLRHCLEVGREKIAALERQKQDIEATLEELRGFEKQFVRLLEEKGPVD from the coding sequence ATGGGACACACGATAGGGGAGTTGGCGGACGAGTTCGACGTTACGCCGCGGGCGATCCGCTTCTACGAGGAGCGGGGGTTGTTGTCGCCTTCGCGGCAGGGCACTACGCGAATGTACGGTCCGCGGGATCGGGCGCGGCTGAAGCTCGTTCTGCGCGGCAAGAGGCTCGGTTTCGGTCTGGAGGAGATCCGGGAGATGCTCGATCTGTACACGGTCGAGGAGGGTGATGCCATCCAGCTCCGCCACTGTCTGGAGGTAGGCCGGGAGAAGATCGCCGCTTTGGAGCGCCAGAAGCAGGACATCGAGGCCACGCTGGAGGAGTTGCGGGGCTTCGAGAAGCAGTTCGTCCGGCTTCTGGAAGAGAAAGGGCCGGTGGACTAG